From Balneolales bacterium ANBcel1:
GATAAGGTGGCCGACATAAAAGATCGCCCGTTTGATCTGTGACTCGGGCCTGAGTTGAAGATCGTTGTTGGTGATGTAAAAAATGGACTCCTGGTAATAGTGCCCCAGGAAATAGGCGATGTGGAACAGGGCACGCCTGACCGGGTGGGCCGCGCGGATGTTATCCAGTATGCGTTGGTGCAGGCTTTCCCAGAGCCTTGGTGCCGAGCCCATGAAGGTCGGCTCCACGTTTTTAAGGTCTTCGCCCAGGGTCCGGATTCCGGTATAGTAGGTGCAGGCGCCGCAGGTGATGGTATATACTTCGAAGACCCGTTCAAAAATGTGCCATATGGGGAGAATGGACAAAACCCGGTCGGTGCAGGAGAGGTCGATCGGGATCACCTCCATCTGCGACATCATGTTGGAGTGGGTCAGCATCACCCCTTTGGGCTTGCCGGTGGTTCCGGAAGTGTAGATCAGGGTGAACAGATCATCCGGCCGGATCTGCTCCATACGCTCTTCGGCGCGGCGATCGCCCATATCCCTCTGGTAAGCGCCGATGGCTTGCACCTCTTTGAGGTGTCGGACCCCTTCATGGGGCTCTGTATCGGCGTCCAGCAAAATGATCTCTTCCAGTTCAGGCATTTCGTGACGCAGGCGGAGGATTTTTTTCTGAAGCGCCTCGCTTTCAACAAATGCCACCCGGATGTGCGCGTGGTTGATGATATATATCAGCTCATGATCGGTAACATCGGCGCCGCGCGGACAATTAACAGCCCCTGAAAGCTGAATAGCGTAATCACACAGCATCCACTCAAACCGGTTGTCGGAAAAGAGTCCGACATGCTCCCGGGCATCCACTCCCAGTTCGATGAGACCGGTGGCCAGCTCCTTGCCCTGCTCAAACAGATCCCGGAACGAGACCGGATTCCACTCCAGCGCCTTCTTTCGTGTCGCAAAAGCCGGCAGGGACTCGTACCTGTCCGCCGCCTGGCGATAAAGAT
This genomic window contains:
- a CDS encoding long-chain fatty acid--CoA ligase yields the protein MESRIIASNLADLYRQAADRYESLPAFATRKKALEWNPVSFRDLFEQGKELATGLIELGVDAREHVGLFSDNRFEWMLCDYAIQLSGAVNCPRGADVTDHELIYIINHAHIRVAFVESEALQKKILRLRHEMPELEEIILLDADTEPHEGVRHLKEVQAIGAYQRDMGDRRAEERMEQIRPDDLFTLIYTSGTTGKPKGVMLTHSNMMSQMEVIPIDLSCTDRVLSILPIWHIFERVFEVYTITCGACTYYTGIRTLGEDLKNVEPTFMGSAPRLWESLHQRILDNIRAAHPVRRALFHIAYFLGHYYQESIFYITNNDLQLRPESQIKRAIFYVGHLIRLLILVPWYGFFNAAVLESVRQSAGGSIKATVSGGGALPLEIDKFFNYIGIPVLEGYGLTETSPVIAVRTEDKLVNGTVGPLVPDTELRIVDLETEEILYPNKDKPNEGRGLRGEIWVRGPQVMKGYYREPEITKGVLREGGWFRTGDLGMMTFNDSLKILGRSKSTIVLSNGENLEPEPMEMQIRQSRYIEQCMVVGQDQKFVGALIVPKLDAFREHDIKAETLSDLVDNPKANRIVRDEIKHYLSGTNGIKSFEQIREFRLLSENFKVGEELTNLFKLKRHVVEKKYEETIRDIFSPKGVKA